A segment of the Deinococcus radiopugnans ATCC 19172 genome:
GCCAGCAGGACCTGTCCTTCACGTCTGCTGCCCCTGCTGCCCAGCCTACGGCCCAGCAGCCCGAAAGCCAGCCGGTCCACGCCGACGCCGCCGAACTGGAGATTCAGGCCCCGGCCGTCGAGATGCCGTTCGTTGAAGCGCCCCTGGCCGAGGCCCCGGTTGCAGAGCCGATCCAAGCGGCCGCCGAGCTGGAAGCCGAGCCAGAAGCGGTGGTGCCGGACAGGCCAACCCCGGAAATGGCCACCCCGAACATGGCGGCCGCCCAGTCCGCACCCGCCAGCCCGGCCATGCCGGCCAGCGCCGTGTGGTTCGGCACCTACCTGCGCCGTGATACTGAAGTAAGCGCGGCCCAGGAGCTGGGCGCCCAGCTGTCCGAGGCCCTGGACCAGAACGTCTCGCTGGCCTTCCTGGTGGCCCGCGCCGCCCAGCGTCACGTCGACGCCCTGGGGCTGGACCTGGGCAGCGTCGCCCTGCACGGCACGGACGGTCAGGATCAGCCCATCACGGGCGGTGCGCTGCGCGACGCCGTGAACGCCCTGCACGGCAGCCGCGACAGCGCCCCTGATCTGCTGGTGACCGATGCCGGAGCGCTGGGCGCAGACGATCTGCACTACCCCCACACCCTGACCCTCAGCCTGGGCCGCGTGCAGGATGGCCGCGCCGCCCTGAGCCTGAACGGCGACGTGGACCCCCGTCAGGCCGCGCAGTTCCTGAGCCGTGTGGCCGCCGCCCTGGAAAAACCCATCGCCCTGGTGCTGTAAGCGCCCCTGGGGCCGGCACCAGGAGGCCCATTCCCGCGAATGTCGGGGGTGGGCCTCCTGGTGTTGGTGCGGCTGCTTGTGGTGCGATAACAGGGCAGGGAAGCCGGGTATACGCCCCTGCCCGGCGCTACGGAAACGGGGCCTTGCCCTCGGTCCAGCCTCCAGCCGGTCCCCCCGCCCAGTGCCACTCGCCGCCGCCCGGATGCTGGGCCAGCGCCGCCCGCACCGCGTCCAGCGGCACGCGCCGTGCGAAGCGCGTCCGGGCGTGCCAGCCGGCCAGGAAGGCCGAGGCCTGCGCCGACGCTGCCGTGCTGGAGGGCGAGCCGCGCAACGCGGCCCAGGCGCGGTTGACCGCCAGATCAAACAGGGCGGGCGGCGCGGCGGCGGCGTTGTGTTCGCCCTGCGGGCGGGCCTCGGTCAGGAAGGGGCGTTCCTCGGGCATGGGTTCCGGTCAGGCCAGACGGACGGGATGCGCCAGGGCGGCGATCTGTCCGGCGTGCCAGGCGGTGTGGCGGGCGTTCAGCCGCAGGACGTCCGAAACCGTCATGTTCTCGCTGCCGCCGAGGCGGGTGTGCAGATCGCCAGTGCTCAGGGCGCGGGCGGCGTCCACCTCCCAGGCCATCAGCCGGCTCAATCCCGCCGCGTCGTCGGGGGCCGGCGTGCCCGTGGCGGCGGCAATCTGGGTCCAGTAGTCCCGCTTGGTGGCGGTCAGGTGACTGGTCAGCCAGCCCACGCGCGGGTGCGGCTGGCCTTCGATGCTGGCCAGAGCGGCGCGCACGCTTTCCCAGGGGGCATGGTTGGCCTCGTCCAGCAGGATGGCCAGCTCCTCGGCGCCGAAGCTCACGCGCGGCCCGTGCGCAGCGAACTCGGGCGCAGGGAAAAGGCCTCGCCGTCGCGGGTCAGGCGGCCCAATTCCAGCATGCGGGCGGTCACGGCGCGGGCCTGCGCCTCGTCCAGCGGACTGCTCTCGGCCAGATCGCGCAGGGTGAACACGCCGCCCTTGCGCCACGCCAGACGGTAGACCATGCGCTCCTGCACGTCGGGGCGGCCCTCCTGCGTCTGTTTGCGTCCAAAGACGCGCCATACCCCATAACCCACCGCCAGCCCCACCAGCAGCGCCAGCGGAATCAGGCGGGCCGCCAGCGCCGGGTCACCCACCTGCAGGCCCAGGGTCCGCAGGGCGTCGTGGGCTGCCGCCACCGCCCCGGCGTCCGCCCCGCTCTCGGTCAGGCGCCGCAGCGCGCCCCTGGCGCGCAGGTAGCCCATGACTCCAGCCATATCGCCGCGCACGAACACCACGCTATAGGCCACCAGCGCCGCCGCGCACCCCGCCAGAGCAGAAAGAATCAGTCTCAGAGCGTTCACCCCCTCATGCTAGGTCAAAAAGGCCGGGGCAATGGTGCGCGGGAAGGGAAAAACGGCCGGGCCAGCCGACGGTCACGGCTGCTGTTCCGGGGCGTGGACGCCCACCTGCGCGGCCACGCTCAGCGAGAGCGTCAGCGGCTGCCCGGCCACCTGCACGCGCAGGGTGCCCAGCGCGGCCTCCACCGCCTCGACGTTCAGGCTCACGCCAGGGGTCAGGCCCACCCCGATCAGGGCGCGCAGTTGCCCGGCGTCGGCGTCCGGCACGCGCGAGACCACGGCGCAGTCCCCGGCGGCCAGCTGCGACAGGCGGCGCTCGGCGCGTTCGGGCACCTCGCCCGCCAGGGTGGGAATCGGATCGCCGTGCGGATCGTGGGTGGGATCGCCCAGCCACGCGGCAATCCGGGCTTCCAGGCGCTCGCTCAGGGCGTGTTCCAGCCGCTCGGCCTCCTCGTGCACCTCGTCCAGCGGCACGCCCAGCGCGCGGTGCAGGAACAGTTCCAGCAGGCGGTGGTGCCGCAGCACCTCCAGCGCTACGCGTTCGCCCTCGGCGGTCAGGGCCGCGCCCTGGTACGGCGCGTGCGACACCAGCCCCTGCTCGGTCAGCTTGCGCAGCATCCCGGTCACGCTGGCGGGGGCCACCTCCAGCGCGTCGGCCAGCGCCTGGGTGCTGACCTTGCCCGAGATCTGGTTCGTCTGCCCCAGCAGGTACAGCTGCTTGAGGTAATCCTCGGCAGAGCGGGAGAGAGGAGCGCGGGCAGTCATGCGGACAGTGTACCGGGCAGGTGCGGGGAAGGGCAGGGCCACACCGGGGCAACGTTGGACAGCGGGAACGTTCTGCCGGGAACTTTTTTTCATCTCGCGGCCTCTAAGGTACGAGGTGAGCTTGCGTGACCCCCCAGCCCCCAATCCAGCCGCTGTCCGCGTGTCGGCCCCCGACGCGGCGGACGCCTGCGATCTGCCCTCTGATCTGCACCTGGCGCGTCAGGCGGTGCGCGACGAGGCGGCCTTCGAGATGCTGGTGAGGCGGCACGCGGCGGGGGTGCACCGTCTGGCCGCTGGAATGGTGGGGCCGGGGGCGGCGGACGACGTGGTGCAGGAGGTCTTTATCGCCGTGCACCGGGGCCTCAAGGGCTTCCGGGGCGAGGCGGCCTTCAGCACCTGGCTGCACCGCATCGCGCTGAATGCCTGCCACAAGGCCATCCGCGGCAAGGGGCCGCCCACCGTCTCGCTGGGCGACGCGCCGGAACCCGCTGCCCCCCACAATCCCGTCCACGCCGGGGAACAGGCCGATCTGCGTGCCCGGCTGGCCGCCGCCCTGCAAACGCTGCCGGCCGATCAGCGCGAGGCCGTGTCGCTGCGAGAACTGTCGGGCCTGGACTACGCCGAGATCGCCGCCATCACCGGGGCGGAACTGGGCACAGTCAAGAGCCGCATCAACCGGGGCCGCGCCGCGCTGCGGGCGTACCTGACCGGGCAGGGCATCACGCCGTGAGCCGCCCGCCCCATTTCTTCCGAGGACTCTGCCATGACTGACCACGAACTTGATTCCCCCGAGCTGGACGCCCTGTTCGCGCAGGCCCGTGCCCCGACGCCCGCCGACGCTGGGGCCGCCGAACGCTTTTTGAGCGGCCACCGGCACCGACAGGCGCAGCACCTTGCCCGGCAACGCGCCCGGCGTGCGGGCTGGGTGGGCACGCTGCTGGCCTCGGCGGCGGCGGTGGCCGGGCTGACCGTGCTGCAGCCCGCGCCGGAGCTGCCCGCCAGCGCGGCGTACGCGGCGTATCAGAGCGCCTGGGGCGACGGCTGGTGAGGGGCGTGGTACTGGGCCTATTGGCCCTGTCGGGTGCGGCGGGAGCCTCGGACATGGACGAGCTGCTGGCCGCCCTGAAACGGGCGCGGACGCTGGAGGCGCGCGGCACGGTGGAGGTCACGGTGCTGTTTCCGCCGCGCGACACCCCCACCAGGGCGGCGGCGGCGCTGCCGCGCGTGCCGTTTCGCCCCGCCCTGCTGGCCCGCAATTTCGAGGTCAGGCGGGTGGGGGAGGAGACCATCGCCCGCCGCCCCGCCACCCGTTACGAGCTGACGCCGAAGGTGGGGCAGGCGGCGCGCTGGACGCTGTGGATCGACACCCAGTGGAACATTCCGCTGGCGTACCAGGAGGATTTCCAGGACGGCACCGTCGCCCGCCGCGCCGCATTTCTGAAGGTGAATGCCAGGCCCGCCGCCGTGCGGGTGGCCCTGCCCAGCGCGCCGGAGGGGCTGCGGCGCGCGCTGCTGGCGGCCCTGCCCGGCCTGCGCCTGCCCGCCGGAACCCAGCCGGTGGCCGTCCGGGGCCGGCCGAACGGCGGGCTGGAGGTCAGCCTGACCGACGGCCTGAACGTCTTTGCGCTGGTGGTCTCGCCCAGGGGGGTGCGGGCCGCGCCGGGCATCGCCTCGCGCCGGGTGGGGGGCGGGTACGTGTGGCTGGTGGGCAATCTGCCGCAGGCGGCGCTGGACAGCGCTCTGGCCGGGGTCAGCCGCGTGGAGCCGGCGGCGCTGGGAACTTTTTTGAAGGCAGACGCCTCTAACCCGTAGAGAACGATTCCAGAGTGTTGTCCAGAGTGTTGTAAGGAGAAGAACCGTGAGCCTGACCCCCCATCCCCAGACCCTCAGCCCGGAAGACGCCGCGCATTTCCTGCGGCGCACCGCCTTCGGGGCCACCGACGCCCAGATCCGTGCGCTGGTGGGCCAGGACGCCCGCGCGGTGGCTGAAGACGCCCTGAAGTTCGACGCCCGCACCGCTCCCGGCAATCCCTTCGATCCGTCGACCGGGGCCACCCCCGGCGCCATGCTGCAGCTGACCCGCGCCGCGTGGCTGTTTGAAATGATGTACAGCCCAAACCCGCTGCGCGAGCGGCTGGCGCTGACCTGGAGCAACCACTTCGTGATCGGCACCGACAAGGTCAAGAACCATCCGGCGCTGGCCGCGTATCTGGGAGTGCTGCGCCAGCACGCCGCCTCGCCCAGCTTCGAGCGCTTCACGCTGGAGATCGCCCAGACGCCCGCCATGCTGCGCTATCTGGACAACGACCGCAACAAGAAGGGCAAGCCCAACGAGAACTTTGCCCGCGAGCTGATGGAACTGTTCACGCTGGGCCTCGGCACCCCCGGCCACCCCAATTACACTGAACAGGACGTGCGCGAGGGTGCGCGGGCGCTGACCGGCTGGAGCTTCGAGGGCGGGGGCAACGTCAAGACCAATTACCTGAGGCCCGTCAAGGCCAGCTTCAATCCCAGACAGCACGACGACGGCTCCAAAACGTACCTGGGGCAGACTGGAAAGCTGGACTTCGGGGACGTGATCCGTATTGCGGCCACGCACCCGCAGACCGCCGTGTTCGTGTCGCGCAAGCTGCACCGCGCCTTTGTGGCCGACACCCCGGATGAGGGGGCCGTGCAGGGCAGCGCCGAGACTTTTCGCCGGACGAACGGCAATCTCGCGGCGGTGCTGGAGGAGCTGCTGTCCAGCGCGGTCTTCTACGCCCCACAGAACCGCGCCAGCATCATTCGCGGCCCGGTGGAGTACATCGTGGGCGTGGTGCGCACGCTGGGTCAGCCCAAACTGGAGGCCAGGCAACTGCTGAACCTGACCCAGACGGCGGGCAAGATGGGCCAGCTGCTGCTGCAACCCGACACCGTGAAGGGCTGGGACGGAGGGCGCGAGTGGATCAACGACTCCACCCTGCTGACGCGCATGCAGGTGGCGGCGGCGCTGGCCCTGGGCAAGACAGCCCCCCAAATCGGCGTCGTGCCCGGCGATCTGGCCCTCTTCGGCTCCGAGAACAGCCCGGTGCAGGCGGCTCTGAAAGGCCTGAATCCCAGCCAGCGGCTGTATCTGGCGCTGATCAGCCCCGAGTTCCAGCTGGCGTGAAAAGGGGCCGTCAAACCGTCACACCGTCGAACAAACAGTCAAACCGTCCAGCACAAGCACGCGTTTCTTTCAGCCGTTAGACGGTCTGACCCTCCGGAGGAGCCTCCATGCCCGACAGACGTGATTTTCTGAAACTTTCCGCCCTGGCGGTGGCCGCCACCACCGGCATGCCCGGCTTTCTGGCCCGTGCGGCGGCCCAGGCCGGCGGCGACAAGACGCTGGTGGTGATTCAGCTGACCGGCGGCAACGACGGCCTGAACACGCTGATTCCCTACAGCAACGGCGCCTACTACGCCGCGCGCCCCAACATCGCCATTCCCAAAAAGGACGTGCTGACCCTGACCCCAGATCTGGGCATGCATCCGGCCCTCAAGCCGCTGATGGGCCTGTGGGACGCGGGCCATCTGGCGTGGATGGAAAACGTGGGCTATCCCAACCCCAACCGTTCGCACTTCGCCAGCATGGCGATCTGGCACACCGCCGATCCCACCCAGGCCGGGGCGGACGGCTGGATCGGGCGGGTGGCCGAGAAGATCGGTGATCCCTTCTGCGCCTCCAACCTCGGCGGCACCACGCCGCTGGCGCTGCGGGCCGACACCTTCAGCCTGCCCAGCATCGAGGGGGTGGACACCTTCGGGGTCAAGCTGCCGCAGGGGGTGGACGGGGCCTTTAACGCCATGCTAGGCGCCCCGCGTCAGGGCGAGGCCGACTACCTGCTGCGCGCCACCCGCCAGATGATGAAGAACACCGCGCGCGTGCAGCAGAACGTCAAGAAGTACAAATCCGGCGCCGCCTACCCGGACGACCGCTTTGCCGCGCAGCTTCAGGACGCCGCCCGCCTGATTGCCGCCGGGGTGGGCCAGCGCATCATCTACGTATCCCTGGGCGGCTTCGACACCCACGCCGGGCAACGCGCCGAACAGGACGAACTGCTGGGCCGGCTGGCGGGCGGGCTGGCGGCCTTTTACGCCGACATTCAGAAGCAGGGGCTGGCTGATCAGGTGGTGGTGATGGGCTTTTCCGAATTCGGACGGCGGGTGGCCGAGAACGCCAGCGCCGGCACCGATCACGGCAAGGGCAGCGTGATGTTTGCGCTGGGGAACGGCGTCAAGGGCGGCGTTCACGGCAGCAGCCCGGATCTCGAAGACCTGTCCGAGGGCGACATCAAGTACCGCCAGGACTTCCGGGGCGTGTACGCCGAGGGCCTGCACAAGTGGCTGGGGCTGGACGCCCGCGCCGTGCTGGGCGGCGACTTCACGGGGCCGGGATGGGTGGCCTGAGCGGTTCCCCGGCGGCGCGTGTCCGGGGGGTGGGCGGCGTGCTGGCGGCGCTGGTGCTGCTGGCGGCCCCCGTTGCCCTGGCCATGCCGCGTTACCGGCTTCAGGCGATTCAGCAGTTCCACTACGACGCGGCCAACCCGCTGTGGCAGCTGGACCGCCGGGTGATGGCCTGCACCTTCTGTCATGTCAATGAGGGCGGCGGCGCACCGTGGAATCCCTTTGGTGAAGCCATCCGCGCCGGCTTTCAGGCCGACGCGGCGGCAGGCCAGAAAGGCAAGTTTCCCGATGTGCTGTACGCCGTGCTGAAAGCCGAGGGCGACGCGGACGGCGACGGCTACCCGGACGTGCTGGAGGTCTTCGCCCACACCCTGCCCGGCGACGCTGACAGCAAACCGGATCAATCTCTGGCCGAGGTGCGGGCAGCGTTCGCGGCGGCCGGGGGGGTGGCGCAGTACGCGCCGAAAGCGCCGCAGTCTTCAGGTTCAGCGCCCTGACGTTCACCGGAAAGCTTCATTCTGGGTCTGGCGCACACGTTCGTGCCTCGCCGGACCTTCCAATCGCTGACCGGATTCCTACTCCTGGCAGCGCGCAGTGGTGACCTGCGTGCGGGACCGCCGGACCCCGATTCTGCACCTCAGGCTCCTCACGCCGCCGGCCCCGGCGATCCGCACGCCGCTTTGCTTGGAATCCCTTCCATCATCCGGGGTATCCTGGGGCCCTAACCATGAAAACCCCCACCATTCAGGATGTCGCCCAGCGCGCTGGCGTGGGCGTCGGCACCGTCTCGCGGGTGCTGAACAACCACGCAGCGGTCAAGCCCGCGACGCGCGAGGCCGTGTTGCAGGCCATCGCGGCCCTCGATTACACCCCCAACCCGCACGCCCGGCGCATCGCGGGGGGCAAGAGCTACACCATCAGCGTGCTGCTGCCCGTGCTGACCACCGAGTTCTACGCCCGGCTGCTCGACGGCCTGGAAACCGCCTTTCAGGAGGCGCGCTACGACGTGGCCATCTTTCCGCTGCTGGACCGCTCGCGGCTGGAACGCTATCTGGCCTCGCACACGCTGGCGTATCAGGCCGATGGGCTGGTGATGGCCACGTACAACCTGACCAAGGTGTTCCACGAGCGCCGGTTGCGGACCCAGCAGCCCACCGTGCTGGTGGACGCCTACACCGACGACGCCGACTGCTCGTACATGGACAATCTGGCCGGTGGCCGGCTGGCCGGGCAGTACGCCGCCACGCTGCCGGGGGCGCTGTACGCGATCTGGGTGGAAACCGAGCTGGACCAGCTATTCATCACCCGCGTCTTCGAGGACCGCCGCACCGGCTTTCATCAGGCGCTGGCGGCGGCGGGCCGCCGAACAGAGGCCGAATACACCGCCAGCTTCGACACGCTGGCCGCCCGCAACACCGCTGCCGCGCTGCTCGACGACGTGCAGCGCAAGGGCGGCGGCCTGCCCTGCACGGTCTTCGCCTCCGCCGACCTGCTGGCCGGGGCGCTGCTGGACGAGGTGCGGGTGCGCGGGCTGACGCCGGGACAGGACGTGCGGATCATCGGCTTCGACGATCAGCCGTGGGCCGCCGCGCGTGGTCTGACCACCCTGCACCAGCCGGTTGAGGCGATGGGCCACGAGGCCGCGCAGCTGCTGCTCTCGCGGCTGGGCGGGTACCGGGGACCGCCGCGCGCCCGCCGCTTCGAGCCGCATCTGATGGTGCGGGACACGGCCTGAACGTGGTCTGATACGGACTCCGATTGAAAGGTGTTGGAAACACCTGGAAATCTGAGCAGACTTGCAAAGCTGCGAAGCAGAGCGAGAAAGAGAAAAACGTCCCTCCGGACGTGGAGTGTAGGAACCGGGAGAGCGCCGGTTCCTACACGAAACAAACGGAATCCGTATGAGCCGCACTCTGATGGATTCGTTTGCAAAAACGATAGAAATCCGAGCGAGGTTTGAAGAGCTTCGCAGAAGAGGAAGTGCGTCCTCTCTTCGAGCTGTCCCAGTCATGGATGTCTGTTCCTGACGGGCGCGAGGAGGAGCTGCCCTTCCCTCCGGGCGTGGAGTGGGCAAGGCATGCGCTGTCCCGGTTTGTGAGCGGTACAGACAGAATCCGTCTGACCTGGCCGGATTTGCTCCGCCGCGTGTTCGCGCGTCTACAGCCGCAGGCGCAGCCCCAGCAGGAAGCCGGTTGTGAACGCGCCCGCGAAGGGCAGGTTCGCCAGCAGCACCCGCTGGAACCACGCCGCGCCCTGCTCGCTGCCCTGGCGCAGGGCCGGCTCGGCCACCGCCTGCAGGTGCAGCCAGTTGATGGTGATCACGTCGAAATACGACAGCAGTTGCAGCGCGATGAACAGCAGGCCCACCACGATCAGCACGATGCGCCCCACCGCCTTGACTGCCAGGGCGGTGGCAAAGCCCAGCAGCGCGCCGACGCTCAGCTCGGGCAGCAGGGGGCGCAGGGCATCGAGAAAGCCGGGAGTCTGGGGATCAGCGGTCATGGAGGAAGGGGTGGTCATGGGTGCGGGCCTGACCCCGAGCCTATCAGGACGGCCTTCGGGCGTGGCCGGGGTGTGGCCCCTGCTCAGTGGGCCGGCCCAGTTCCGGCCTCCAGTGCCCACCCTCAGATCGTGCCCACGGAGCGTGGCCGGGACGGTATGGTGGGCGGGCCGTGACCTCGCCGCCCGATCCTTCCGCTGTGCCTGCCGCCCCGCCGGCCGATCTCGTGTCGCCGGACCTGCTGGAGCGGCTGACGGCGGGCGACGAGGCCGCGTGGTACGCCTTCGTGCAGGAGTACGAGGGCCGCATGTACGGCTACCTGTACCGGCTGGAAGGCAACAGTGACGACGCCCTGGATCTCACGCAGGAGGTGTTTTACCGGGCGTGGCGCAGCATCCGCACCTTCCGGCCCGGCGAGCGGGTGCTGCCGTGGCTGTATCAGGTGGCGCGCAACACCCAGATCGAGTCTCACCGCCGAAAGCAGCTGCAGCGCTTCAGCCTGGAGCAGGCGCGCGAGGACGTGGGCTTCGAGGTCACGTCCGAGGCGCGGTCCCCGGTGCGCGCCGCCGAGAGCGCCGACGCCCAGGACCGCGTACAGCGCGCCCTGCTGCAGCTGCCCGAGGACTACCGCGAGGCGGTGGTGCTGCGCTTCGTCGAGGACCTGCCCTACGAGGACATCGCCCGTATCCAGGGCGTGGCGCTGGGCACGGCCAAGAGCCGGGTCTTCCGGGCCAAAGAGCAGCTGGCTGCCCTGCTGGCCGACGTGGCCGACGTGAACTGAGGGGCAGGCGAGACGGGCTAGCCCGCGTCTGACCTGGCCTGCAAGAGCCCCGCCCCCCCGGCCGCCTGTGTTTCGGCCCTGGTCCCGGCCGGCTGGCCCAGGCGCACCGTGGCCTGCAGGCCGCCGCCGGGGGCCGCCGCCAGCGTCACGTCGCCGCCGTGGGCGCGGGCGTAGCGCCGGACCAGCGGCAGTCCCAGGCCCTGGCCGCCACGCAGGCCACGCGGCCCCTGGTCGTAGGGGAGGAACACCTGCCCGTGCAGCGTGTCGCTCAGTCCCGAGCCGTGATCGCGCACGGTGACTTCCGGCTGGCTGCCCACTTCGCGCAGGGCCACCTCGACCGGGCCGTCCGTGTATTTCAGGGCGTTCTCGACTAGGTTCTCGACAATCTGGCGCAGCCGGTCGCCGTCCACCGGCCAGACCAGCGGCTCCAGCGGCAGGCTCAGCTCCACCCGGGGGGCCGCGAAACGCTCCAGCAGCGGGCGCAGGTCCTGGGCGCGCGGGCG
Coding sequences within it:
- a CDS encoding E3 binding domain-containing protein codes for the protein MEQIAPLAKILAEANGIDWQQLRGSGSGGTVVEQDILNYLSRIMSGEEEPPSTPVDDMPEGWTGDEQLPAGMFSAAQLSEAGIDSDIADFVTQTRSPEVPATPAAPSLHHDAMDFELDDDMGDLDAPLAAEPQPVANDWSFAAAPPRAEPSLSIDAPQPTAPEPAFPSLSAPEPVAAPVVHAPEVHTPEVHIPEVQAPAASAHSDIAAAGGAAAGLSGLLSRLYRKDKGDEATPPQMDGPAPMPEHQPVAPSLGQQDLSFTSAAPAAQPTAQQPESQPVHADAAELEIQAPAVEMPFVEAPLAEAPVAEPIQAAAELEAEPEAVVPDRPTPEMATPNMAAAQSAPASPAMPASAVWFGTYLRRDTEVSAAQELGAQLSEALDQNVSLAFLVARAAQRHVDALGLDLGSVALHGTDGQDQPITGGALRDAVNALHGSRDSAPDLLVTDAGALGADDLHYPHTLTLSLGRVQDGRAALSLNGDVDPRQAAQFLSRVAAALEKPIALVL
- a CDS encoding metal-dependent transcriptional regulator, whose amino-acid sequence is MTARAPLSRSAEDYLKQLYLLGQTNQISGKVSTQALADALEVAPASVTGMLRKLTEQGLVSHAPYQGAALTAEGERVALEVLRHHRLLELFLHRALGVPLDEVHEEAERLEHALSERLEARIAAWLGDPTHDPHGDPIPTLAGEVPERAERRLSQLAAGDCAVVSRVPDADAGQLRALIGVGLTPGVSLNVEAVEAALGTLRVQVAGQPLTLSLSVAAQVGVHAPEQQP
- a CDS encoding sigma-70 family RNA polymerase sigma factor, translated to MRDPPAPNPAAVRVSAPDAADACDLPSDLHLARQAVRDEAAFEMLVRRHAAGVHRLAAGMVGPGAADDVVQEVFIAVHRGLKGFRGEAAFSTWLHRIALNACHKAIRGKGPPTVSLGDAPEPAAPHNPVHAGEQADLRARLAAALQTLPADQREAVSLRELSGLDYAEIAAITGAELGTVKSRINRGRAALRAYLTGQGITP
- a CDS encoding transcriptional regulator; its protein translation is MRGVVLGLLALSGAAGASDMDELLAALKRARTLEARGTVEVTVLFPPRDTPTRAAAALPRVPFRPALLARNFEVRRVGEETIARRPATRYELTPKVGQAARWTLWIDTQWNIPLAYQEDFQDGTVARRAAFLKVNARPAAVRVALPSAPEGLRRALLAALPGLRLPAGTQPVAVRGRPNGGLEVSLTDGLNVFALVVSPRGVRAAPGIASRRVGGGYVWLVGNLPQAALDSALAGVSRVEPAALGTFLKADASNP
- a CDS encoding DUF1800 domain-containing protein gives rise to the protein MSLTPHPQTLSPEDAAHFLRRTAFGATDAQIRALVGQDARAVAEDALKFDARTAPGNPFDPSTGATPGAMLQLTRAAWLFEMMYSPNPLRERLALTWSNHFVIGTDKVKNHPALAAYLGVLRQHAASPSFERFTLEIAQTPAMLRYLDNDRNKKGKPNENFARELMELFTLGLGTPGHPNYTEQDVREGARALTGWSFEGGGNVKTNYLRPVKASFNPRQHDDGSKTYLGQTGKLDFGDVIRIAATHPQTAVFVSRKLHRAFVADTPDEGAVQGSAETFRRTNGNLAAVLEELLSSAVFYAPQNRASIIRGPVEYIVGVVRTLGQPKLEARQLLNLTQTAGKMGQLLLQPDTVKGWDGGREWINDSTLLTRMQVAAALALGKTAPQIGVVPGDLALFGSENSPVQAALKGLNPSQRLYLALISPEFQLA
- a CDS encoding DUF1501 domain-containing protein, which encodes MPDRRDFLKLSALAVAATTGMPGFLARAAAQAGGDKTLVVIQLTGGNDGLNTLIPYSNGAYYAARPNIAIPKKDVLTLTPDLGMHPALKPLMGLWDAGHLAWMENVGYPNPNRSHFASMAIWHTADPTQAGADGWIGRVAEKIGDPFCASNLGGTTPLALRADTFSLPSIEGVDTFGVKLPQGVDGAFNAMLGAPRQGEADYLLRATRQMMKNTARVQQNVKKYKSGAAYPDDRFAAQLQDAARLIAAGVGQRIIYVSLGGFDTHAGQRAEQDELLGRLAGGLAAFYADIQKQGLADQVVVMGFSEFGRRVAENASAGTDHGKGSVMFALGNGVKGGVHGSSPDLEDLSEGDIKYRQDFRGVYAEGLHKWLGLDARAVLGGDFTGPGWVA
- a CDS encoding LacI family DNA-binding transcriptional regulator encodes the protein MKTPTIQDVAQRAGVGVGTVSRVLNNHAAVKPATREAVLQAIAALDYTPNPHARRIAGGKSYTISVLLPVLTTEFYARLLDGLETAFQEARYDVAIFPLLDRSRLERYLASHTLAYQADGLVMATYNLTKVFHERRLRTQQPTVLVDAYTDDADCSYMDNLAGGRLAGQYAATLPGALYAIWVETELDQLFITRVFEDRRTGFHQALAAAGRRTEAEYTASFDTLAARNTAAALLDDVQRKGGGLPCTVFASADLLAGALLDEVRVRGLTPGQDVRIIGFDDQPWAAARGLTTLHQPVEAMGHEAAQLLLSRLGGYRGPPRARRFEPHLMVRDTA
- a CDS encoding FUN14 domain-containing protein → MTTPSSMTADPQTPGFLDALRPLLPELSVGALLGFATALAVKAVGRIVLIVVGLLFIALQLLSYFDVITINWLHLQAVAEPALRQGSEQGAAWFQRVLLANLPFAGAFTTGFLLGLRLRL
- a CDS encoding RNA polymerase sigma factor, yielding MPAAPPADLVSPDLLERLTAGDEAAWYAFVQEYEGRMYGYLYRLEGNSDDALDLTQEVFYRAWRSIRTFRPGERVLPWLYQVARNTQIESHRRKQLQRFSLEQAREDVGFEVTSEARSPVRAAESADAQDRVQRALLQLPEDYREAVVLRFVEDLPYEDIARIQGVALGTAKSRVFRAKEQLAALLADVADVN